One genomic window of Scylla paramamosain isolate STU-SP2022 chromosome 48, ASM3559412v1, whole genome shotgun sequence includes the following:
- the LOC135095238 gene encoding uncharacterized protein LOC135095238 → MAREVILKLDRWLKAEEATTLEEVKGVIQMEQFMSQMPLSVRCELASHDVKDVMEAGRRADKYCAVRGMNGDEHHEGRKPFSSRNDGHQRYKNDSQMSSTSVHRSNQPRPNNYSFSHTYTMPPPADHNMRSAPYGSRPRSTTYYQKGSGGEGAVKCLGCGSSGHRKFQCPKGRPKPVGAVAAQRDVIKYVENMNAEIQEEPPKDEGFEHFTSKGTVKVEGSPEKVIRILRDTGANQSLILSSVLPWNEETSTGREVSCKGAGGKFSIPLHKVWLDCGYVTGEVTVGVKEALPVDGVDMLVGNDLAGGRVIPKLQMVDNPLIGMTETTTPAAVPHSTDGEAEVPELFPVCAGTRAMARKVRMDAEGATQEDEGLGVLFEEPDEKGTNPECASGGPVVGQVGPNLDFLVEKNELIKAQESDESLKSAWNEANRLGELDNEYVGYYVNNGVLMRSWRPLTAPTSDHWMVKRQIVVPWVYRKKILEMAHEGNLAGHLGVRKTLGKILCHFYWPRVRGDVKEFCKTCGLCQKVGKPNQVIRPAPLHPIPVVEEPFSKVVIDCVGPLPRTRRGNQYLLTIMCMSSRFPEAIPLRSINSKNIVRELVKFFSWVRIPKVLQSDQGSNFTSRAFKEILRGLKIEQRLSSAYHPQSQGCVERFHQTLKNTLRMYCEEMSVQWDEALPLALFALRDSVQESTGFSPFELVYGHEVNGPLRMVKEKWLGVEEPHTVVKYVSDFKDRLMRAREIARENLKNSQSEMKGWYDKKARARSFQPGDKVLVLFPLQGDPFKARFSGPWEIERKMSDVNYIVKTPGRKKKNQLCHVNMLKPFHERDRENGDDVVGGVRAVSVVNVTTEAEEKWSEVKLSRCEGMVLENSAVLGNLNDKLWHMELEKRERIREIIERFSSLFPDAPRKTNVVVHDVDVGEAEPIKQS, encoded by the coding sequence ATGGCTCGAGAGGTTATCCTTAAACTGGACCGGTGGCTGAAGGCCGAGGAAGCCACTACGCTTGAAGAGGTAAAAGGAGTTATACAAATGGAACAATTTATGAGCCAAATGCCCCTCAGTGTAAGATGTGAGCTCGCATCACACGACGTGAAAGACGTGATGGAAGCCGGACGCAGAGCTGACAAGTACTGTGCGGTCCGTGGGATGAACGGAGATGAACACCATGAAGGGAGAAAGCCATTCTCCAGCAGAAATGATGGTCATCAGAGATATAAGAATGACAGTCAGATGAGCTCGACATCAGTCCACAGATCAAACCAGCCCCGCCCTAACAACTATAGTTTTTCCCACACTTACACCATGCCCCCGCCAGCCGACCACAACATGAGGTCTGCGCCCTATGGGAGTAGGCCCAGGAGCACTACCTATTACCAGAAGGGTAGTGGGGGTGAAGGTGCAGTTAAGTGCCTTGGATGTGGAAGTAGCGGGCATAGGAAGTTCCAGTGTCCGAAGGGACGGCCGAAGCCAGTGGGAGCAGTTGCCGCCCAAAGAGACGTGATAAAGTATGTGGAGAATATGAAtgcagagatacaagaggagccGCCGAAAGATGAGGGCTTTGAGCACTTCACCAGTAAGGGCAcagtgaaagtggagggaagtccaGAGAAGGTGATCAGAATCCTTCGGGATACGGGAGCTAACCAGAGCCTGATCTTAAGTAGTGTACTCCCATGGAATGAGGAGACCAGCACTGGCAGAGAGGTCTCATGCAAGGGTGCAGGAGGCAAGTTCAGTATTCCCCTGCACAAAGTTTGGCTGGACTGTGGATACGTCACtggagaggtgacggtgggagtgaaggaggcactgcCCGTAGATGGAGTGGATATGCTGGTTGGGAACGACCTGGCTGGAGGTCGAGTTATCCCTAAACTTCAGATGGTAGACAACCCTCTGATAGGGATGACGGAAACCACCACTCCGGCAGCAGTCCCTCACTCAACAGATGGGGAGGCAGAGGTGCCCGAATTGTTCCCAGTCTGCGCAGGGACCCGAGCGATGGCCCGGAAGGTACGCATGGACGCCGAGGGAGCAACGCAGGAGGACGAAGGCCTGGGCGTTCTGTTTGAGGaacctgatgaaaaaggaaCTAACCCGGAGTGCGCGAGTGGTGGACCGGTTGTAGGTCAGGTGGGGCCCAACCTTGATTTTCTGGTAGAAAAGAACGAGTTGATAAAAGCTCAGGAGAGTGATGAAAGCTTGAAGTCTGCTTGGAATGAGGCTAACAGGCTGGGTGAGCTTGACAATGAGTACGTGGGCTACTACGTGAATAACGGGGTATTAATGAGAAGTTGGAGGCCCCTGACAGCCCCAACCTCCGATCACTGGATGGTGAAAAGGCAGATTGTGGTGCCATGggtgtataggaagaaaattttggagatggcacacgaaggtaatctggcaggacacctgggggtcagaaaaaccctaggaaagatcctgtgtcatttttactggcccagagtgagaggtgatgtgaaaGAGTTTTGTAAAACTTGTGGTTTGTGTCAGAAGGTGGGCAAGCCGAACCAGGTGATTCGCCCTGCCCCCCTTCACCCTATACCTGTGGTCGAGGAACCATTCAGTAAGGTGGTGATAGACTGTGTAGGTCCTTTACCAAGGACCCGGAGGGGGAACCAATACTTGCTGACTATTATGTGTATGTCATCCAGGTTTCCTGAGGCCATTCCCCTCAGGAGTATAAACTCTAAAAACATTGTGAGGGAACTGGTGAAATTTTTCTCCTGGGTGAGAATCCCTAAGGTGTTGCAGTCAGACCAGGgaagtaatttcacttctcGTGCGTTCAAGGAAATCCTAAGGGGTCTAAAGATTGAACAGAGACTGTCGAGTGCTTATCACCCTCAGTCTCAGGGTTGTGTGGAAAGATTTCACcaaactctcaaaaacactctcaggatgtattgtgaggagatgagtgttcAGTGGGATGAGGCATTGCCACTAGCCTTATTCGCGTTAAGGGACAGTGTGCAGGAGTCAACTGGTTTCAGCCCATTTGAGTTAGTGTATGGCCATGAGGTGAACGGTCCTTtaaggatggtgaaagaaaaatggttaggaGTAGAGGAGCCTCATACTGTGGTGAAATATGTATCTGATTTCAAGGACAGATTGATGAGAGCTAGGGAAATTGCTCgggaaaatctgaaaaatagtcagagtgaaatgaaaggctGGTATGACAAGAAGGCGAGGGCCAGATCTTTCCAGCCTGGGGACAAGGTCTTGGTTCTTTTCCCATTGCAGGGTGATCCTTTCAAAGCCAGGTTCAGCGGGCCTtgggagattgagagaaaaatgagtgatgtaaattacattgtaaaaactccagggaggaagaaaaagaaccagtTGTGTCATGTAAACATGCTGAAGCCATTTCACgaaagggacagagaaaatggagatgatgtagtaggaggagtaagagctgtgagtgttgtaaatgtaaccactgaggcggaggagaagtgGTCTGAAGTGAAATTGAGCAGGTGTGAAGGGATGGTGCTAGAGAACTCAGCTGTGTTAGGGAATTTAAATGATAAACTGTGGCACATGGagctggagaagagggagaggattagGGAGATAATTGAAAGGTTCAGTTCTTTGTTCCCTGATGCACCTAGAAAAACTAATGTGGTGGTGCACGATGTGGATGTTGGGGAGGCTGAACCCATCAAACAGAGTTAA